Proteins encoded by one window of Dreissena polymorpha isolate Duluth1 chromosome 11, UMN_Dpol_1.0, whole genome shotgun sequence:
- the LOC127851812 gene encoding uncharacterized protein LOC127851812 encodes MASWEPSFRRGPYGLVMNDSAEVMPIKNQHRENDRSKSLSAVTVRAQAEAVLKKAGGDISNSKHLFGCFELQFGCFRGMSFKWILENSPGYDGWLVAESEKDLANPKESEAYGDRWVNKMAFKKYVEFFEEGRELVA; translated from the exons ATGGCATCTTGGGAGCCTTCGTTTCGAAGAGGTCCTTATGGCCTCGTTATGAATGACTCAGCTGAGGTGATGCCAATCAAGAACCAGCATCGTGAGAATGATAGAAGTAAATCCCTGTCAGCTGTTACCGTCAGAGCACAGGCAGAGGCTGTACTCAAGAAGGCCGGGGGTGACATATCGAATTCAAAGCATCTATTTGGTTGCTTTGAACTTCAATTTGGCTGCTTCAG GGGCATGTCTTTCAAATGGATTCTGGAGAATTCCCCTGGCTACGATGGATGGCTGGTAGCAGAATCAGAGAAAGATTTAGCAAATCCAAAAGAATCGGAGGCATATGGTGACAGATGGGTAAATAAGATGGCATTCAAAAAGTATGTCGAGTTTTTTGAAGAAGGCCGTGAACTAGTGGCATAA